The Rhodococcus sp. ABRD24 genome contains the following window.
CGCTCGCTCACATACGTTCGGCAAGGGCGGACTCGATAGCTGCAGCGAGCAGCACTGCCTTCGTACCGACCGAGAGGATGGGACCGCCGCCGGGGTCTGCGTCCCAGTGCAGCCCGGCAGAACCGGCAACATCCGAGACGTCCGGCCGTGGCGACCCCGCCTCGATCCAGCGAGCAACACACCCGGGCGAGGCAGCTCCGTCGATCTCGCGGGCAAGGGTGGCGATGTGGTGCTCACGTCGGGCGATCCAACGGAGCGCGGCCTCCGCGTCGGGAGTGTCTGGTGCGTCCCGGTGGCAGTCCCTACAGAGCATGGCGAAGTTGTCAGGCGTGTTTGCCCCGCCGAACTGGTGGGGGACGAGATGGGCCTTCTGGAGTCGAGACCGCTTCCATCGCTTCTCCAGAAGGGCGATCGAGTCGTCCAGATCGCCCACGGCCCAGGAGGCGTCGGACAGCCCGCAGACGAAGCACGTCGGCTCCCCCCAATCGATGAACCGGAGTCCATCAACGTGTGCCCGCCGCTCGCTGAAGGCCCGCACGATGTCGATGGCTTTCGGAGGCGTGGAACGGGTGTCGGTCGTGCTCGTCATCGGGACACCGCCTGCGCACGCTGGGCTGTGTTGTAGACCGTCGCCCTGCTTACCCCGTACTCCCGAGCGAGGGCCGCGGCCGACTCGCCCGCGGACAACCGCCGCGTCATCTCCGCGGCCTGCTCGGCGCTGAGGGCGAAGGCGCGGCCCTTGTACTTACCCTCACGCTTTGCGACGGCGATGCCCTCACGCTGGCGCTCGAGCAGCAGCGACCGCTCGAACTCCGCCACCGCGCCCATCACCGACAGCATGAGAACGCTGCACGCGTCGGACTCGTCGCGGGTGAAGGTCAGCCCCTCCTTGACGAATCGGATGCTGACACCACGGTCGGTCAGCTCGTCGACGACGCGGCGGAGGTCCACCAGGGACCGGGCCAGGCGGTCCATCGAGTGCACCACCAGCTCGTCGCCCTCACGGACGTACTCCAGGCACGCCTGGAACTGCGGGCGGTTGGTGTCCTTGCCTGAGGCGTGGTCGGTGAACATCTTGTCTATCTCGATACCGTCCAGCTGGCGGGCGGTGTTCTGGTCCGCGGTGGATACGCGCTGATAGCCGACTGTGCTCATGGACCGTCCTTCCCTGTCTGTTTAGGGTCTTAGACGAAATTAGACAGAGTGTCGATCAATGCGCAATGGTGTGACTGTCAGCGGTAACTGGCACGGTTCTTGTCGCTGAAGATGGCAGGCCCTGCTGCGGCGGCTTCAACGACTGGACCACTCGAAGCGTCGAGGACCGACGATCACCGGTCAGGCTATTCCGATCCTGAGAGCTATGCGCAGGACTGAGGCGGCCCACACCTGCTGGGCGGGCGTCCTCGCCGAGCAAGGTCGGGTCTACCTAGTCGGTTCGGGTCGTTCGTCGGAGGATGAGCTGTGTTGCTGTTCCGCCGAGTAGTGCGGCGATGCCGCCGAGTATCGGGAGCGCGAGGGCTGGCTCGAGGAGGTTGAATCGGGGTGGCGCGCCGTGTACCGGTGGTTCGGTGAGGGATTCGATTTCTGTGGGGTTGGGGACGTAGTTGGGGTCGGTGATCGCGGCGATTTCGATCACCGGGGGTGAGGACTGGACCAGCTGCGTGGTCACGGTGCCGACGATGATGCCGGTTACGGGGATCGCGAGCCACAGCGCGATCCGAGTGGCGCGGTCGGGCATCCGAGCGACTGATGGGACTGTTGCGAGGAGCAATCCCACAGCGAGACCGATGCCGAGGCCGATGAGCGGGTACACGATTGCTGCTGGCCACCATGGGGGACCGCCACGGTATTCGAGGTAGTCGAGGGTGAAAATGAAGCCGGGTTTGTTCGGGTCCGTCGGCGGCTGAGGAGAAACCAGGACTAGGCGGCGGTGGGCGATATATCGCCAGCCTGCGAGCATCGCCAGCCCTGAACATAGGCCGGAGAACGCCGGGGTGGCCAGGTGCCGTGCCGAGGTTGGGCGGGTCATGTAGGTCCTCCGGTTGTCGCCAGGTGGTTAGGCTGAATGTCATGACGCTTTGGTCGACGGTTGATGCCGATTATCACCAGTTCTTCGTGTCCGCTCCTACTGCAGATCCCACAGCGGTGACCACGGTCGGCGAGATCTTCGACTCCGGACCGAATTTGATCGTCGTCCATACGGGGGTCGCCGCGGGTCCAGTACGGGTGGGTGTGTCCGTGCTCGAGGCTGAACCGACCGGCACTCATGGTGAGTGGGAAGTCGTCGCTGACGGCAGCGTCGTTGTCACGGACGATTTGGTTGTACTGACGACACTCGGGGACGTGGTCAATGAGTTCGGGACGATTTCTGCTCCATCGACGGGGAAACTGATGGTTCGGGTATCTGCTCGTGGACGGGATGCGAACTGGGACCTCATCGTTGACGAACCAACAGAGGACTATCTGCTCGAGTGCTGGCCGATCATCCCAGATCAAAAAGCCAGAGCGAAGGTGGGCCGTTCGCGATCAAAGGCTGCGGCGAAAGCCGATCCCTATGGGGATCGAGTCGCTGATGCATCCGCCCGTTTGTTTGGACCCACAAAAACGAAGTGATCTGTACACGGGTTGGGTGCCGGTGCTCCACGCCTTGTACCTGAGGTGTGGAGCACCGGCAGATTCTCTTGCTGGGCCTACCCTGCTATCCGACGTACACCCTGAAGCTCTCTCCGGATAGGACGCGGTTCTTCGCGTAGAACCATCCCAGGATGGATCCGGCTGAGCTATTTTGGCCTCGATCGATCATGCACACGCTGTAGCCGGTGCCCCCTGTTCCGCCCACTTGGAGGTCATTGTCCTTGATCCCGCAGTTGGGGAACGTGCGTCCGAGGCCTGCGTACGGTCCGCCGGGTCGTGCTCCCTGATTGGTACTGGCGAATGGATACTCATCGCAGCTCCTGCCGGATGGTCTCGGCCCCGTGACCCCGCCACAGGATCCGCGGCGGTTGTCCCTGATGGTCTGCTTCGATGTCACGCGGTTGAGCGGCTGTCCGCCATTGGCTCCCGGAAGGCCGGACAGTTGGGCCTGCTTGACGTGATACATGAACTCGTTCAGTCCGGTGAAGTCCGTGTAGTCAAGGACCGGAACGACGGCCGCGAAGGAACAGCCCTGGGTGTTTCTCATCCCGACGGATGCATCGCAAGAGATCAAGGGTGACACCCCCGTCAAGCCCGAGGCAATAGTGAACTGGGGATGCGTCGCGGTAAACCGCATGTTGGACAGCCCGTTGGCCGCCCCAGCCGGCGGTGCCACGATCCCCTTCCTCGCGATCGTGGTGAACTGCACCGCCCGTAGCGCTGCGACTGTCTGAGGTCCGATGGAAGGCGCTCCACCATCGTTGTAGCAGGACACGAGGAAGGCGTAGGTGCAGTTGAACTCCCATTTGAGCTGCACGCTGTCAAGAATCAGCTCAGCTCCGGGAACACCCGGGAAAGCGATGACATTCTGTACGCGGATTCCCAGGTTCTCGTCCCAGGCGGTGTTGTTCCACGCCAGCTTGATGTTGCGCATTTCCTCGACGTAGATCGTTCCGATGTAGGTGGCGGTCTGCTTGTTCGCCATGCCGATCTCGATCACTTTTGTTCGGCATTGGTTCATTCGTTCGCCGATCCAGAATTTGTACTCGAAGTCGGCATGGCCGATCTTGCAGTATTCCTTCACTCCGGGAAGTGCCGCAGCAGTGACGCCTTGGGTTCGGTTACCTACGAAGTTCCGGATCCCTGTGCTCTCCGATGGGGCAGGGTTAGAGATTCCAGCAGGTTCTTGCTGGTCTGGGTCCGTGCCCGAGAACGGACTCGGTGTCGGTGGAGTGGCGGTCGTGGATGTCGCCGGCTTGGGTGCTCGGGTCGTCGGTGGCTGAGGGTTCGACTGTGTCGATGGCTCGGTTGTCGGAACGACTGTAGAGGACGGCGTGGTCTCGTTGGTTCCCGTCGGTGGGGCTGCTTCCTGCCGGGATGGCTCGGTGGTCGACGTTGCTCGTGGAGTTGATGAAGGCTGCGGAAGTGCGGGAGCTTCATCGCCTTGCTTGTGCACTGCCGTTCCGGGTTCTGCTCCTTCACGCACGAGACAGAGCACGCCGTCATCGGGGCTTGCACTGGGGTCGGGCCGTAGTTCGTCGCAGAACGGCGTGCCATCTTCGGAAGTGGTATCGCTGTTGCCGGCCTCGGAATCTTGGGCGCGGAAGGAGGCCCCTGCGTTGCTCTTGACGGGGTGTCCGGTCACCTTAACGGTTGCGTCGTTCGCGCAGTTCGCTCCGCAGTTCGCGTAGAACTGATCAGTATCGTCGGCAGGATCCTCGTCTTGGCGGGAGTCCCCTTCCCAGTCCTCCGGGAAGCCTTCGGGATGCCATTCGATGTAGCCGTTCTGGAAGTCTGGAAGTACTGGCGTCGCCCGTCGCCAATGACTTCCTCGCCGCTGGTGGGGAATCCGTAGCTGCTCTGTTCATATCCGTGCGCTGCCCATGTCTGCAGGATTTCCCCCCACACGGGGTGTGCACCGGTGGCCGAGCTCCAGTAGATCAGGCCCCGCTCGAACCGGCTGAGCTTGCCGCCTCCGGTTGCGTCCATTTCGGACTGTATGGGGTACCCGAGCGCGCCGTTTTCCCAATCGTATTGACCCCAGCGATTGTAGATTGCGCCGCCGACTTGTCGGCCGCGGTTGGGGTCGACTCGGGCGTTCCAGTAGATATGGTTGTTGTTGACGTAGTCTTGGAACTTCCCGCCCTGCCGGTCGTCGCGTTCAGGGCTCGTCGGAGTACCCGGTGATTTGCCGATGCCTTCGAGTCTCTCGTACTCGGCAAGAATCGAGCCCTTGACCGACTGCGGAGGGATCCACCGCTCCGCTGCATACGCAGTGCCAGGCAAGAGCGCCGTGACAACAGCGGCTATGACGAGAACGACGAGGCTAGAACTCAGTGGTCTCCTCCATCGCCCCCGGACTAGATTGGTTAGCGCGAGTCGCATATACGAACAACCTCCCCTATGTCGCTACGGACCGATTGATCCGTCTTGTGAGTCCACAGCAAACTCTCAGGAATAGCGCCGGTGTCGGTCTCAGTCCTGTAACAATAGAGACCTGAGGGCAGGCGGTAAGTCGACGATCATCGACGAATCCGAACGCCTGACCACCAGCGCCCTCGAGATGCTCCGCGACGAATACGACCGGGGCCAGCACGGCCTGATCCTCATCGGCATGCCCGGCATCGAAAAACGCTTCCCTCGCCACGCCCAGCACGACAGCGGTGGTCGGGTTCGCCCACCACCACCGTCCCCTGTCCCACGACGAGCTGACCTTCGTCCTGACTCGCCACTGGCGCACCCTCGGCCTCGACCTCAGCGACGACTTCACCGATGCCCAAGCCATCGCCGCCATCGCCCGCATCACATCAGGAAACTTCCGGCTCCTCCAACGGCTCTTCTCTCAGATCCGCCGCATCATGAAGATCAACGAACTGACCACCATCACCGTCGACGTGGTCGAAACCGCCCGCAACACTGACCGGTGATCGTCGGTCCTCGACGCTTCGAGTGGTCCAGTCGTGGAAGCCGCCGCAGCAGGGCCTGTCATCTTCAGCGACAAGAACCGTGCCAGTTACCGCTGACAGTCACAGCGCAATGGACCCTAGATAGACGGGAGATGCGGGTCAGGCCGGTGTCCAGCATGGCCGTACCCCAAATGGACGGTCAGACATCCGATTCGGCCTCCGCACCGTCGCCGACTGACAGGCAGCTGTCGGCCGATTCATGTGACATGTGAGCCGCATCGTGTGACTAGAGTGGCCGTGCATCTGGCATGGATGGTCGACAAGACGATCGCGCGATGGATGGCGGTGGCACGTCGGACAGAAGACCGGAAGGCTGGTTTGCAGCTCTAACGGCCAGTGACATGCAATCAGCGGAGGAGGACGATCGGATACGTACCGGCCTTGACGTTTTTGCTAGCGCGGCTGGAAGTCCTCCCAATGATGGTCGACTACGGAAGCCTCAGGCCGGTGACCACGCGCCAGACCGATCGCAGGAGATTCTCATGCGCACAGCGTCTTTGCTGCCACTCATCGCCCAGATCCGGCCCCAAGTATGGGATGCAATAGCTCCACACACACCCCGTTCGCCCCGAAGATACGAGCGTGACTCTCAATCGCTCTCTCCGTCCGATGCCTTCCTGATCAACACCGCCGATATGGCGCACGAGTTGGTCCGCATCGCAGTTGAATCGGACATCCGTGGTGAACCGTCAGCACGAATCGTCAGCGAAGTGGTGGACGACTGGTGTCCGACCCCCTACCCGCGGAAATGGCCGTGGGGTGGGCCAGGTCCGCGACCGATGGACGACGGGCCGCTCCCTGACCCATGGATGATCTCGACCGGCCGCGCGGTCGGCGCAATCGTCTTCGCTTCCGCAGGATCGCGCCTAGATAAGGGCGACCTTCGCACTGCGCTTCTCGATGGCGCCGATCGACTCGCTGAGGCGGCATCACCTGGCTGACGTCGATGCCCGAACGAAACCGCAGGTAGGAGCTGCCCCCCCAGTTTTGGTGAAGGGGAACGTCCACCCACACCGCCGGCAGATCGCAGCTCACCTCGGCAGCGACTGTCCCCGGATCGTGAAGACCGGATACACCGACAGCGAGAAGCGAACGCTTGCACTGTCACTCAACATCGACCGCCGACAGCTCAATCGGGAGCAGAAGCGGGCACTGATCGCTGAGTCGATCAAGGCCGACCCGGGACTATCAGACAATGCTCATGGTCGACGCACTGGGGCTCACCCCTCAACGGTGGGGTCGGTGCGACGAGACCTGGAGGAATCTGGCGACGTATCTAAATTAGATACGCGAACTGATTCGGCTGGACGTTCACCGCCCGCATCGAAGCCTCGCCCCGAGCCCGAGTCATGGAACTAGGCTGCGGGCGCGTCAGTCGGATCATCAAGTACGCGTGTGGGAGGGCCCATTCCGGTCCGGGTCCATCTCAGACCAGCTGCATCGAGGAAGCTGATAGTGATCGTGTACTCGCCGATCCGTGAACGTGGCGCCTGACCATCTTCGGACACCAGATTCACAGGAATCTTGAAATGCCCGCGGGGCTCGATCGAGTTTGTCTCTGCGCGGGCCCCCATCACATTTCGGTTCACCTGCCACGTGAAGTCGGGTGAATCGGACTTCTCCACCGACTCCAGGCAGACGTGGAAGATCGGGCGGTCGCTCTCATTGAGAATCTTGACCATGAGGCCGCCCATTGCCGTGATTTCGAAGTAGACGAGACGGGCTTGTGCCGCTTCGAGGTCGCGGCGTTCTTCTGCGCGGCGTTCTTCATCGGCTGCGTGACGACGCCTGTCACGCAATGCCAGTGCCAGGGCAACTACCACCGCTGCCACTGTGCCGAGGGCGACGAGCCAGTCTGGAAGCGAGCCCCAGTTGATTGGGCCGATTGCGGTGAGGGTCACAGCTCGTCATCGTCGCATGGGTGCGGATGCAGCCGCGGTGGGCGTCTACTCAAGCCGGGTTTCATCGAGTCGTCACGCGTCGGAGTAGACCGATAGGCTGCACGTAGTTCTTGTCGCTGGCTGCGGGCCGGACACCTTGTTCAGGTGATCCGGGAGGGCTTGGCCGGTGACAGTCCCGTTCGCTACTGCCTCTGTCAAAGCGAGTTTGGACTGGGGCAATCTCGACGCCGAGTTCGAGGCGCGGGTGCGTGCGGCCGCAGTGCGGGCTACCGAGGCAGCTGAGCAGCATTTCAAGGACATCGAGTTCGCGGCGAATGTCCGCCTCGACGCCGATACTGGGTTGTTCTCGCACGAGACACAGGCGCGGCTGAACACGCTCTCGCTTTCTGCGAATGTCACGCTCGAAGCTGACAAGGCCGCGTTGCAGGCGTCGTTGGCGACGCTGAGTGCGACGGTGCCAGTCACGTTGGATGTGTCGCCGACACAGTTTCAGGCGTTCGTGGCGGAGCTGAACACGAAGCTCACGGCCGCCGACATCGTCGCCCCGGTGCGTCTGGATGTGGCGAATGCAGCGGAGTTCCGGGCGTACATCGCGCATTTGACGCGGCCGACGACCCAGATCGTGCGCATCAACACCGTCGGTGGTGGTGGCGATGGCGTGGCCGGGTTGGGTATGTCGCTGGACCGGGTCGCGAGGAATCGCGTGAAGATCGCCGGTATCGCGTCGTTGATCGCCGCGATCGGTGCCGCGGCGGGACTGGCTGCGGGAGCCGTCGGTGCGCTCGGTGTCGGGCTGGCGGGTGTCGGTATCGCGGGCGCCGCGGGCCTGGCCGCGACTGTGGTCGGACTGCAGGGAGTCGGGGACGCGTTCTCCGCCCTGAGTGACGCCGCTAGCAGTGCCGGAGCGGACGCGGCAGTCGGGCTGGGCCTGGTGCCCTGCCCTGTCGTGTTGCAGGCCGGTGCTGCCCGTCGACACCCTGCCGGGTGCCGACGGGGGCTGTCTCACCGGGTCGCGTTGTCCTGCACGTACAGCGTGATCGCGTCCCGCATGACCTCGGACGACCGGCGGCCCTGCGCCTTCGCGATCTCGTCGACCTGCTCGCTCACGGCGAGCGGGAGCCGGACCTGCCGCCGGGGCGACTCGGTGCCGGGCGCGGCGGCCGGGTCGAGGCTGGGCCGTCCGGCGTGGGCGCGGGCGAGCAGGGCCCGGCCCGCTTCGGCGGCGGCCGCGCCCCGGCGGGCCGTCGTCGAGTTCTCGGGTAGGACCATGTCGTCCTCGGCCCATCGGGCTGCGGCCTCGTAGTCCTTCGCCTTCTTGGTCATCGCTTCCTCCATTCTTGCCGCGTGCACAGGTCCGGCACCTTCAGTTCTTCATCCGCTCAAGGTGTTTCGCCCGGGCCTCCATGACGTGAAAGATCGTCACGTCGCGGCGGCCGATCTCGACCATCACCTCGAGCAACGGTGCCCCCAGCCGACGCTGAGGGCCGATGAACAGGGTGGGCGGGATGGTCGACGGCGGGCGGGGCTCGTCGAATTCGGTCTCCATGTACTCGGCGTGTGCGATGGCATACTTCGCGTCCTCAATGTCGATTCCGTGCTTGAGGGCACTGTCGGTCCACTTGATTGCCATGCTAATAGTGTACGACAAAATAGTCTATTTGTGTAGTACAAAATAGGTTCGCTGCTGCCTTCCCGCCTCGGGCCATGTCCGGGGTCAGTCGAGGGCGATGGATTCGGGCTTGATGTGCGCGGCGATCCCGGTGTCAGGGCTCGGCGGCCTTGCTGCCGGGAACCGTCACGGTCTGCGCGTCCAGGGCAGCGAAGATCTCCTCGGCCAGACGGGTGCCCATCCGCGGTGCGTGTTTGACCGCGAGAGTGGTGATCCGGCGTTTACCGGCCTGCCGGATCCCGGCCGGTCCGCCGTAGCGGGACAGGATCTCGAGGACAGCCAGGTGACTGATCCGAGATCCCAGAACTCGTTCGAGGACGGGGTGGATGCCGGTGAGCAGTCCGCGGATGCGGTTGCTGATCCGGGTGGCCTCGCCGGCGAGGTCGTCGTCGAACCCGACGAGCACTCCGAGTTCGGTCAGGGTCTCGTCACCGACGTCGACCTGGCGCAGGGTGTGGGGCATGGTGCGGGCGGTGTCGGCGATGATGAACGCGTCGCGGGCATCGGTCTTCGCCTGCCCGGGATAGAGATCGGCGACCCGGCGCATCGACAGCCCTGGCAGGTAGGCGACGTCATGACCGCAGGCCCGGGCAACGGTGACCGGCAAGGCGCCGATGGTGTTCGGTTGATCGACGACCACCAGGATCGGTCCGTGCGCGGCGAGGTCCGCGAACACAGCCCGCAGGCGCGCCTCGTCGTTCGGCAGCGCCTTGTCGAACAGTCGGCGGCCGGCGGCATTCAATCCGACCGCGTGATGATCGCTTTTACCCACGTCGATGCCGCAAAACACGGCGTAACTCGTGTCCATGAAGCAGTCTTTCGTCCGGCCCAACCGGTCGCCGATCCAGCATCGATACCCGGCACCCACGTTACGAAGAGACCTACCTCTAACCCGGTGGCCCTGTCCCTATCAGCGGTCCATCGATGCCACCAAGTTCGGCGACACCACCCCCCGGATCATTCGAAAGACAGGGGCAGGAAGTCATACCGAACCTGGCGACCGCGGTCCCGCGGTGCGGGACTACGAAGAAGGTAACGGGGGCCTCGTCTTTGCGGTACTTCCGACGGTTCAATCGCTCGCCCTTCACCCAAGGCGCGACGAGCGTCCCATAGATGGTCACCGTGGCGGGCTGCCCGGTCACGTCGCAGTCCTCCGGCCGCAGGTCCCAAATACCCCACTGATCCGGCCGCCAGTAGTGATCAGCCGGGTCCGCCGCAAGAAGCGCATTCCGCTTCACACCTACTTGGGAGTCGAGACGGTTTATGGAGTATTCAGCAGAGTCGACCCGTTGTGACCCCGATCGGAACGTCGACCTGAAGAATCTGCGGGGAGGAGTAAGTTTTTTTTAGTTCTCCCCTGACTGCTCCTACTGGTGGGAAAAACTCGATGACCGTGGTCGGCGCAATGCGTGGAAATTAGAGGGCTTTCATTGAAATCTCTCTGACTCGCCGGTTTCGGAGATTGTCAATCCTCGGCACATCCCCGTCTGTTGATCAAAGATTGCAAGGGGTTTCTGCGAATTACCCACCCATATTTTATTCCGTTCGACTGCTGCACATGAGGGCGTAGCCTGCCATTCCTATCGCCACACCTACGGTTAGTGCGGCTGCTGCCACACCCGGTGATCGGCCGCTGGCAAAGTAGGTGATCACTGCACCTCCGATGCTGGGTGGCAGCGTGAACAGCAACGCAATAATCCAGTTGAAGAACGATCCCCGTTCGCGTGGCGCACTCATTGTCAACAGATCCTCTCGATTCCAGTCCGAAGTGTTCTACCCTCGCCTGTGCTGCTCGATTCATCGTCGGTGTCGTGGGGTCCAACTGAAACGCCATGTGGTCACTCCGATACCGATCCCCGTCCAAAGCGCACATGAGACTGCTGCGGTCCAATAGTCGCCGGCTACGGCCGTCCCGTTGTAGCCGGCGATGGCGAGGGCCACGCCTTCACCGAAGGGAAGGAAGGATGCTGCGGTCTGCGCCCATTCCGGCGCTGAAGAGAGGGGAAAGAACCCTCCGGAGAGCATCAGAAGGGGCAACGCCAGAGCATTCGCCACCGGGCCGGCGGCGTTCTCCGACGGAATGACCGCGGTGAGGGCGAGCCCCATTGCGCTCCCGGTGATGGTGAGTAGTGGTACCGCGATCAGGACCGCGAGCGGTTCGATCGCTGTGGTGCCTCCCACGATCACGGCATAGGCCGCGATAACTCCGACCCCGAGCAGCGATAGCAGTGCGGAGGCACTGATGCGGGACGCAAGGAGAGCGCCGCGTGGGGCGGGCAGCAGACGCCATCGTTTGAGTAGCCCGTACTCCCGTAGATAGGTGAAGGTGATCGCGATGTTGGTCAATGTGCCGCTGACTACGGCAATGCCCATCGTCGCAGGCGCGTAGTAAGCCATGGTGTCCTTGCCCTGTGAGCCGATGACCGAGAACGTGACCAGGAAGATCAAAGGAAGGGCAACGGAGAAGAACGCTGCGGCCGGATTGCGCAGTTGCGCCAGCAGGTCGTACCGCAGCTGCCACAGGTACAGCGTTGGAACGCCGAGAGCGGGCAATGCCGGATTGTCGAGAGTCTGGTCTTTCATGAGGCGAGACCACTCGACTGGTCGGCCGGTGCTTCCAGCAGCTCGAGGTAGATGTCCTCGAGTGTCGGAGTATGCACCGCCAGATTCACGGGTGTGAACCCTTCCTCTGCAGCGAGTCGGGTGATCGTCGCAATCACCTCGCTCGGGGTCCGAGTCATGATCCGCCACAGTCCCGAGTCGGCGTCTTGGTTCGCTTCCGCCAGGATCGGAGGGATCGGACGTCCTTCGAGTTCTGGCGCGGAGAACTCCACTCGGGACGGAATGCCACTGCGTTTACTCAGCTCCTGCGCCGTGCCCTCGAGTAGCACGCGGCCAGCTACCAGGATCACGATGCGGTCTGCCAGAGTTGCGACTTCTTCCAACATGTGGGTCGTGATAATCATGGCTGTGCCGCGGGAAGACAAACTTCGAAGCATGTCCAGCAGATCCCGGCGAGATTGCGTGTCCAGTCCGGTGGTGGGCTCGTCCAGGAACAACAGATCCGGTCGGCCGACCAGCGCCAGAGCTACTTCCAGTCGGCGACGTTCCCCACCCGACAAACGTGTCACTCGACGCTTGGTCAGCTCACTCAAGCCAGTTCTGGCCAGTACTTCGCCGGGTGAGAGAGGATCGGAGTAGTAGCCGGCGGTCATGGTGGTGAACTCACCGACGGTCAGCTCACTGTCCACGCGGCAGTCCTGCAGCACGGCACCGATGCGCGCCCGCCATCCACGCGGCGCAGTCCATGGAGTGTGGCCGAAGACCTCGACTCGGCCACTGTCGGGACGTTGAAATCCTTCGAGGCATTCGACCAACGACGTCTTTCCTGCACCGTTCGGCCCGAGTAGGCCAACCACTTCACCCGGAGAAACGGTAATGCTGGCACCGTCGAGGATAGTGATCCCGCCTCGGCGCAGCACGACATCTTCGGCCGATACCGGAATGTTCCGGCGCGCGGCTGAGGAGTCGGCTTTGGATGTAGGTTCGTTCACCCCTCCGATGATTCGGGGTCCGAGTTGGCAGCGGAACCGCTGAATGGGGTACCCGCCCCTCCATCGATCGGGGGAGGGCACATGGGCGAGGCACTACCATACTCAGAGCGTTCGAGGGGACTCGGAGCATTCGAAGGGGATCGGTATGACGAAGATGGGGCCCGGTCAGTCGATATCCGAGGTCTTGGGACCGACGACTACTGGTGACCCGCCGATTCGACGTAGTGGCTGGATCTTGCTGTGGTCGACCAACGTGGTGATTTCGTTGAGCGTGATCGCTTTCTTTCCGACGCGGGGCACTGCTCACCTCGCCGTAGCCGTCGGCTTCGCCAGTCTCGGATCGGCCATGGTCGCGGTGGTGGGGCTGCGGCTGCTCAACAGCACCCGAGACGGAGAAAGCGTCTCGGGTGTCATGGCGGCCGGACTCGCCATTCCTTGGTGCGTAGCGATTTTCGCGGCCCCAGCCCTGTGGCTGAGTTCGCCGACGACGTTGGCCCTCCTTTTCGGAATACTCGACCGCCGCGTCGCCTACCTCGCGTCGACGGCGTACGCAGCCGCCGGATCCAGTGCGATCTGGCTGACCATGGATCTCTCGCCAGGGATGAGCGTTGGCGCTGCGGTCGGGACGTTCGTGTACAGCCAGGTGCTCAGTTGGCAGATTGCCCGCATCATCGGTGAATCACACGAGCGAAAGGAACTGCTGCGCCGGTTGGAGCGCACGCGAGGACTACTCGCAGCGACCAGCCACCACAACGGTGTTCTGAGCGAACGACAGCGTCTGGCCAGGGAGATCCATGACACCGTCACTCAAGGACTCGCCAGTATACGAATTCTCCTCGAGGCCGCGGAGATCGAGATGGACACCGACCCCGACAAAGCTCGACAACATCTGCATCTAGCGCGGTGTACGGCGGACGAGAGCCACCAGCAGGCACGCACGCTGGTGAACGACGGAGTCGTTGACGGTCTCGAGCAGGATGAGCAGTACAGTCTGGTCCAG
Protein-coding sequences here:
- a CDS encoding ABC transporter ATP-binding protein, with translation MNEPTSKADSSAARRNIPVSAEDVVLRRGGITILDGASITVSPGEVVGLLGPNGAGKTSLVECLEGFQRPDSGRVEVFGHTPWTAPRGWRARIGAVLQDCRVDSELTVGEFTTMTAGYYSDPLSPGEVLARTGLSELTKRRVTRLSGGERRRLEVALALVGRPDLLFLDEPTTGLDTQSRRDLLDMLRSLSSRGTAMIITTHMLEEVATLADRIVILVAGRVLLEGTAQELSKRSGIPSRVEFSAPELEGRPIPPILAEANQDADSGLWRIMTRTPSEVIATITRLAAEEGFTPVNLAVHTPTLEDIYLELLEAPADQSSGLAS
- a CDS encoding recombinase family protein; its protein translation is MSTVGYQRVSTADQNTARQLDGIEIDKMFTDHASGKDTNRPQFQACLEYVREGDELVVHSMDRLARSLVDLRRVVDELTDRGVSIRFVKEGLTFTRDESDACSVLMLSVMGAVAEFERSLLLERQREGIAVAKREGKYKGRAFALSAEQAAEMTRRLSAGESAAALAREYGVSRATVYNTAQRAQAVSR
- a CDS encoding ABC transporter permease, with product MKDQTLDNPALPALGVPTLYLWQLRYDLLAQLRNPAAAFFSVALPLIFLVTFSVIGSQGKDTMAYYAPATMGIAVVSGTLTNIAITFTYLREYGLLKRWRLLPAPRGALLASRISASALLSLLGVGVIAAYAVIVGGTTAIEPLAVLIAVPLLTITGSAMGLALTAVIPSENAAGPVANALALPLLMLSGGFFPLSSAPEWAQTAASFLPFGEGVALAIAGYNGTAVAGDYWTAAVSCALWTGIGIGVTTWRFSWTPRHRR
- a CDS encoding ATP-binding protein, giving the protein MVGFAHHHRPLSHDELTFVLTRHWRTLGLDLSDDFTDAQAIAAIARITSGNFRLLQRLFSQIRRIMKINELTTITVDVVETARNTDR
- a CDS encoding HNH endonuclease signature motif containing protein, whose protein sequence is MTSTTDTRSTPPKAIDIVRAFSERRAHVDGLRFIDWGEPTCFVCGLSDASWAVGDLDDSIALLEKRWKRSRLQKAHLVPHQFGGANTPDNFAMLCRDCHRDAPDTPDAEAALRWIARREHHIATLAREIDGAASPGCVARWIEAGSPRPDVSDVAGSAGLHWDADPGGGPILSVGTKAVLLAAAIESALAERM
- a CDS encoding sensor histidine kinase; the encoded protein is MIAFFPTRGTAHLAVAVGFASLGSAMVAVVGLRLLNSTRDGESVSGVMAAGLAIPWCVAIFAAPALWLSSPTTLALLFGILDRRVAYLASTAYAAAGSSAIWLTMDLSPGMSVGAAVGTFVYSQVLSWQIARIIGESHERKELLRRLERTRGLLAATSHHNGVLSERQRLAREIHDTVTQGLASIRILLEAAEIEMDTDPDKARQHLHLARCTADESHQQARTLVNDGVVDGLEQDEQYSLVQMLDRLVQSQWAFSAELLVEGEPRTLNVRTTVNLLRIAQESLANVHKHAQAERATVALGYERESTTLTITDDGVGFDEANTGGRGYGLSGMRDRITSEGGDFSVCATPKSGTTICVRVPTLSD